The following coding sequences lie in one Silene latifolia isolate original U9 population chromosome 5, ASM4854445v1, whole genome shotgun sequence genomic window:
- the LOC141655132 gene encoding uncharacterized protein LOC141655132 encodes MGLDTGDQRCGVDIVAVLDVSGSMSGKKLEKLKTAMKFLVKKLSPIDRLSIVTFSRDARRLCPLTVMHKDGQANIEMLINKLRASGGTNITPGLQIASSMLAERKQQEGRTSAIMLMSDGALSSRCVHPSTVDVSGVPVHTFGLGKDHDSQLLQEIASRSDKGTYSIADVEGSDSASLNIAFSSCLAGLLSSVVQDLELTIIQMESEIQELRAGNYDQARVNESVVISFGNLYNHEKRNTTVFLSLPAVQVRTAIDIVQVTFSYRPSGGGALIKSAPITATVSRTSSPVTVDDPVEVGNEVARGDIVAAMQTARKQADAKDFDEAMKTLDNAGKSIDNLNRDADELIKALNHEVQEFLRLIKNPRTYREGCAFALSSELSHNLQRFAVRGDATQLLTFAIPLAVLFANQAIEFEKNIDIEISNKMGRMSTNYDDDEPIPVPSGVPTLSDGLGPAKIVQNIFSKADSPLEKNDYSLVVELMGLDTGEQIYGVDIIAVLDMSGSMSGKKLEKLKTAMKFLVKKRSPIDRLSIVTFSLDARRLCPLTGMHKDGQTNIEMLINNLDADGGTNITPGLQTALTMLVQRRQHEGRTSAIMLMSDGELSPSCDHPSTVDVSGVPVYTFGLGRYHDSQLLQEIASRSDKGTYSIADVEGSNSASLNIAFASCLAGLLSVVVQDLELTITQKESELHEVCAGSYDQTRVNESVTISFGNLYHREKLNTTVFLSLPAIQDGTDSDILEVTYSYRPSGGGALIKSAPITATVTRTSSPVTVDDPVEVGNEIARGDTAAAMQSARKQADANDFDGAMKTLEYAGKLLDNLNREVDELVKALKYEVQEFSRLLNDPRTYLREGRAFALSSELSHNLQRFAARGDATQLLALAIPLAVPFTNQAIEFDQNLNIEVPSADEDMRKVAEQTAKLDKAAEEEKKELDEQE; translated from the exons ATGGGATTGGATACGGGGGACCAAAGATGTGGAGTTGATATAGTCGCGGTATTGGATGTGAGTGGAAGTATGAGCGGAAAAAAGTTGGAGAAGCTAAAAACAGCAATGAAGTTTTTGGTGAAGAAACTGAGCCCTATTGATCGTTTGTCAATCGTCACGTTCTCAAGGGATGCAAGGAGGTTGTGCCCATTGACTGTAATGCATAAGGATGGACAAGCCAATATTGAGATGCTAATCAATAAGTTAAGAGCTTCTGGCGGTACAAATATCACGCCAGGCCTACAAATAGCCTCGAGTATGTTGGCCGAACGTAAACAACAGGAGGGGCGTACATCAGCTATCATGCTTATGTCCGATGGTGCACTATCTTCGAGGTGTGTTCACCCTTCTACAGTTGACGTTTCTGGTGTCCCCGTTCACACTTTTGGTCTCGGTAAAGATCATGATAGCCAG CTGCTTCAAGAGATAGCAAGCAGAAGCGACAAGGGAACTTATTCGATTGCCGATGTGGAAGGATCAGACTCGGCGAGCTTGAATATAGCCTTTTCATCATGTCTGGCGGGGCTCCTTAGTAGTGTTGTACAAGACTTGGAGCTGACCATAATACAAATGGAATCAGAAATCCAGGAATTGCGAGCAGGGAATTACGATCAGGCCCGTGTTAATGAATCTGTTGTGATTTCATTTGGAAATCTTTACAACCACGAGAAACGTAACACCACCGTGTTTCTAAGTCTTCCCGCTGTTCAAGTTCGAACGGCTATTGATATTGTCCAAGTCACCTTCTCCTACAG GCCAAGCGGTGGTGGGGCTTTGATTAAATCTGCGCCCATAACGGCCACTGTGTCCCGCACGAGTTCACCGGTGACAGTAGACGACCCAGTCGAGGTAGGCAACGAGGTTGCACGTGGAGATATTGTTGCTGCAATGCAAACCGCTAGAAAACAAGCTGATGCAAAGGACTTTGACGAAGCTATGAAAACTCTTGACAACGCGGGGAAATCAATAGACAATCTTAACCGCGATGCAGACGAATTAATCAAGGCATTGAATCATGAGGTGCAAGAGTTTTTGAGGTTGATCAAGAACCCACGCACTTATAGAGAGGGTTGTGCATTCGCTCTGTCATCCGAACTGTCCCATAACCTGCAACGGTTTGCAGTGAGAGGAGACGCAACCCAGCTACTCACATTTGCCATACCTCTAGCCGTTCTGTTTGCCAATCAAGCCATAGAATTTGAAAAGAACATTGACATTGAA ATATCAAACAAAATGGGGAGGATGTCGACGAACTACGACGATGACGAGCCAATCCCTGTACCATCAG GGGTACCAACATTATCAGATGGCCTCGGACCAGCAAAAATAGTGCAAAATATATTCAGTAAGGCAGATTCTCCGTTAGAGAAAAACGACTATAGTTTGGTAGTGGAACTGATGGGATTGGATACGGGGGAGCAAATATATGGAGTTGATATAATCGCGGTATTGGATATGAGTGGAAGTATGAGCGGAAAAAAGTTGGAGAAGCTAAAAACAGCGATGAAGTTCTTGGTGAAGAAACGAAGCCCGATTGATCGTTTATCAATCGTCACGTTCTCACTGGATGCGAGGAGGTTGTGCCCATTGACTGGAATGCATAAGGATGGACAAACCAATATTGAGATGCTAATCAATAACTTAGATGCTGATGGCGGTACAAATATCACACCAGGCCTACAAACAGCTTTAACTATGTTGGTCCAACGTAGACAACACGAGGGGCGTACATCAGCTATCATGCTTATGTCTGATGGCGAACTATCTCCGAGTTGTGATCACCCTTCTACTGTTGACGTCTCAGGTGTCCCTGTTTACACTTTTGGTCTCGGTAGGTATCATGATAGCCAG CTGCTTCAAGAGATAGCAAGCAGAAGCGACAAGGGAACTTATTCGATTGCAGATGTGGAAGGATCAAACTCGGCGAGTTTGAATATAGCATTTGCATCATGTCTGGCGGGGCTCCTTAGCGTGGTTGTACAAGACTTGGAGCTGACCATCACACAAAAGGAATCGGAACTCCATGAAGTGTGTGCAGGGAGTTATGATCAGACCCGTGTTAATGAATCTGTTACGATTTCATTTGGGAATCTTTACCACCGTGAGAAACTCAACACCACCGTGTTTCTTAGTCTTCCCGCCATTCAAGATGGAACGGATAGTGATATCCTCGAAGTCACCTACTCCTACAG GCCAAGCGGTGGGGGAGCTTTGATTAAATCTGCGCCTATAACGGCTACTGTGACCCGCACGAGTTCACCGGTGACAGTAGACGACCCAGTCGAGGTGGGCAACGAGATTGCACGTGGAGATACTGCTGCTGCAATGCAGTCCGCCAGAAAACAGGCTGACGCCAATGACTTCGATGGAGCTATGAAAACTCTTGAATATGCAGGGAAATTACTAGACAATCTAAACCGTGAGGTAGATGAGTTAGTAAAGGCATTGAAATATGAGGTGCAAGAGTTCTCGAGGTTGCTCAACGACCCCCGGACTTATCTCAGAGAGGGTCGTGCATTCGCTCTGTCATCCGAACTGTCTCATAACCTGCAACGGTTTGCAGCAAGAGGGGACGCAACTCAATTACTCGCACTTGCCATACCACTTGCCGTTCCGTTTACCAATCAAGCCATAGAATTTGATCAGAACCTTAATATCGAAGTGCCCTCGGCTGACGAAGATATGAGGAAAGTTGCTGAACAAACTGCAAAATTGGATAAAGCTGCtgaggaagaaaagaaggaacTTGATGAACAAGAATAA